CCCCACCAGCAATGGCCGATTTCATGCCCAAAAACGGGTGTGAAAAAAAAGTTCTCGGGCAATGTCGCCGGCGGATAAAAAGTAAGGCCGTCATAACTCCCCCCTCCCGCTTTGCCCAGGAGATCAACCGGAAGCTCGATCAATGAATAGCCCTCATAAGGGGAAAAGCCATAGTAGGCTTTGAAAAACCGGACGATCTTTACGCAATTCTCAAAATAAAAATTGATTTTCTCCCGCCGGCAATTGAGTAAAAAGACGCCCACTTCCTGGCCGTCTATTTTCTGGCTTTGATAAGCGAAGGCCGCGGCCGCGAATGAAAATCCGGTCGGGGAGTCAATGGTGAAAACATACCGTTTTGCCCCGGGCAGAACTTCCGTTGTGGCCAGTCTGCCGACGCTGGCCACGACCCAATCCTTTGGGACAAGGTAGGCGATCCGCCCCCGGCAGTGGCGGACCGACCCCGACATTTGCGGATACCAATGGCTGCTGCTGAAAGCATGGGAAACGGGGGTGCCGATCCAGGCGTTGAGCAGATCAAGCTCGGGAACCCGCTCATGAAAAGATCCCTGATAACTCACCTGGATGGTGCAAACGCCGGAAGCGGAGAGCGGCTGCGGAGGAGTGACGGCCAGGCTGTCGTCGTTGCGTCTAAAAGGCAGAGGCCGGCCGGCTTCATCATTGACAGAGATGACGGTCAGTTCGTGATTGAGGTCCAGGAGAATAGCTTCGGAGCCTGAACCGGAACTTTGCAGCCGAATCCCGGCCTCTCCCTTCATTATCCCTTCAGCCGGATCGAGTTCGACGGATAAGTCAATGAATTCGCTTTGCCAAATGGACCGCTGCCTTTGGGCGCTAGCGGCGGTTGGAAAACAAAACAACAAAAATATAATAAGCCAATAGCCCCAAACTCCATTCCGGTAGTTCATGCATATCCCATTCATTTATTGCCCGGAGCCGGCGATCTTTCGTACCGCCTCCGGCAGAGCAAACTCGTTGGCCGGGATCTCCACGTTATGGGTGACGCTTTTAATTGTGATGATCATCTCCCGGCCGGCTTCCTTCCGTACTTGGGAATGGGGGAACAAGATTCCATCGACCCGACGGTAGTCGCCGAGCAGGATCTCCTGGATGCCCTGCCCGGCCATTGTTTCCAGGGGGAGCTCGATCTTGACCAGGAGCCCCGAGGTTTGATCGAAATAATAGGTCAACTGGAAATCGGCGCCGGTAAGGGCTTCGACCCGAAAAACGGATTTCCCGTCGATGGCTTCCTTGCCGGTGCAGATGACTTTTTTAAAGGCCTGGCGCCAGCGCGCCGGCAGGTCCAGGCCGTAAAGGGACAGGAAGCGCAGCCGCTCCCGTCCTTCCCTGATCCGCGATCCCGTCATGGGATTGCTTTCCCAAACCGTTTGGCCGTCTGAACCGTATTCGATCTTTCCCATGGGGGAATCGACCACAACGTGATACGGACCGGAGCGGGTCAGTCGGGACGTCACTTCAGCGGTCATGGCCGGCACCGACATTTGCATGACCGATTTTGTCAAGCGGCTCAGGATTCGGTCATAGGCTGCCTGGCCGCCGGTTTTTTGGATGAAATTCTCAAAAAGCGTTTTGGCTTTCGGCAACGGATCGGATTGCTTTCCAGCCAGTAGCGGGAAAACCATCAGTAAAAGCAACGCCAGGATCCTCGGGGCAATGGCGTAGCGCCGGGTTCCATTCATTAGCGATGAGCAGCAAATTGTGTTGATCATTTTTTCTCCTTTTTGCATAATGTTATTTCGCATCATCCTCACTGAATATAAATCACTATCCGGGTTGCTGCTTCTCACTTTATAAATTGAGGAACGATTTTTATGGTTTTCGCTACGGCAAAAACCGTTCATGAAACAGCACGGGTACGGAACCGGGAGGGGGGTTGCCCGGTCAGGTCCTTGAAAACCCGGTTGAAGGTGGCCAGGGAATTGAAGCCGCAGTCGAAGGCGACGGTGATCATCTTGACCTGGCCCGCATCCGGCCGGCTCAGCCGCTGCTTGGCGGCATCGACGCGGTAGCCGTTGATGAAATCGAAGAAGTTCCGGCCCAGCTGCTCGTTGATCACCTGCGAAAGGTGGTTGAGCGGAACGTCCAGGGCCTGGGCCAGCCCGGGGAGGGTGATAGCGGGATCCAGGAACGGTTTTTCGCTCGCCATCATGCCGAGCAGGCGCGTTTTCAGCAGCCCGGCTTTTTCGGCGGTCAGGGACGAACGCTTGTAGCGTTTGCCTGGCCCGCCCTCGCCGCCGGTGCCGAAGAATACCTGCGGCTGGAACATGGTCCGGTAGCCGGTGGCGAAAATGTTCAGGGCGGCCAGGAAAAAACCGACTTGCCCGGCCACGTTCACCAGGCGGCGGTCGAGCTTGAACACCGCCACCACCGCCAGGCCGGCGACGCAGATCGCGGCGAAGACGGCCAGACGCCATTTGAGCCAGCGCAGGTTGATGCCGTCGAG
The Candidatus Aminicenantes bacterium DNA segment above includes these coding regions:
- a CDS encoding DUF620 domain-containing protein — encoded protein: MINTICCSSLMNGTRRYAIAPRILALLLLMVFPLLAGKQSDPLPKAKTLFENFIQKTGGQAAYDRILSRLTKSVMQMSVPAMTAEVTSRLTRSGPYHVVVDSPMGKIEYGSDGQTVWESNPMTGSRIREGRERLRFLSLYGLDLPARWRQAFKKVICTGKEAIDGKSVFRVEALTGADFQLTYYFDQTSGLLVKIELPLETMAGQGIQEILLGDYRRVDGILFPHSQVRKEAGREMIITIKSVTHNVEIPANEFALPEAVRKIAGSGQ
- a CDS encoding helix-turn-helix domain-containing protein, which produces MNAATIDSWFRTLSTINLVGAAHALVQALLLVFSKRGNRPANRIMALFLLVLALGMANGFINILGWYDRWPFLSILVGSVALTYGPLYYFYIRTMSGREFRWRQPARLGHFVPFLLGLVFWAAFWIFRRQEAVPGILAWCVRTPWLPVTIMAVVQMTAYVTLMIRCLRDYARKIKDSFSSLDGINLRWLKWRLAVFAAICVAGLAVVAVFKLDRRLVNVAGQVGFFLAALNIFATGYRTMFQPQVFFGTGGEGGPGKRYKRSSLTAEKAGLLKTRLLGMMASEKPFLDPAITLPGLAQALDVPLNHLSQVINEQLGRNFFDFINGYRVDAAKQRLSRPDAGQVKMITVAFDCGFNSLATFNRVFKDLTGQPPSRFRTRAVS